The Streptomyces sp. HUAS CB01 genome has a segment encoding these proteins:
- the moeZ gene encoding adenylyltransferase/sulfurtransferase MoeZ, translating to MSLPPLVEPAAELTVDEVRRYSRHLIIPDVGMDGQKRLKNAKVLCVGAGGLGSPALMYLAAAGVGTLGIVEFDEVDESNLQRQIIHSQSDIGRSKAESARDSVKGINPYVNVVLHEERLEAENVMDIFSQYDLIVDGTDNFATRYLVNDACVLLDKPYVWGSIYRFDGQASVFWSEHGPCYRCLYPEPPPPGMVPSCAEGGVLGVLCASIGSIQVNEAIKLLAGIGEPLVGRLMIYDALEMQYRQVKVRKDPNCAVCGENPTVTELIDYEAFCGVVSEEAQEAALGSTITPKQLKEWIDEGENIDIIDVREPNEYEIVSIPGARLIPKNEFLMGNALQDLPQDRKIVLHCKTGVRSAEVLAVLKSAGFADAVHVGGGVIGWVNQIEPEKPVY from the coding sequence GTGTCGCTGCCACCCCTGGTCGAGCCGGCTGCCGAGCTCACCGTAGACGAGGTCCGCAGGTACTCCCGCCACCTGATCATCCCGGATGTCGGGATGGACGGGCAGAAGCGGCTGAAGAACGCCAAGGTGCTCTGTGTGGGCGCCGGTGGCCTCGGCTCGCCGGCGCTGATGTACCTGGCGGCGGCCGGTGTCGGCACCCTCGGCATCGTGGAGTTCGACGAGGTCGACGAGTCGAACCTGCAGCGTCAGATCATCCACAGCCAGTCGGACATCGGCCGCTCCAAGGCCGAGTCCGCGCGGGACAGCGTCAAGGGCATCAACCCGTATGTGAACGTGGTCCTTCACGAAGAGCGGCTCGAGGCCGAGAACGTGATGGACATCTTCAGCCAGTACGACCTCATCGTCGACGGCACGGACAACTTCGCCACCCGGTACCTGGTGAACGACGCGTGCGTGCTGCTCGACAAGCCGTACGTCTGGGGGTCGATCTACCGCTTCGACGGCCAGGCCTCGGTGTTCTGGTCCGAGCACGGTCCCTGCTACCGCTGCCTCTACCCAGAGCCCCCGCCGCCCGGCATGGTGCCCTCCTGCGCGGAGGGCGGCGTGCTGGGCGTGCTCTGCGCGTCCATCGGCTCCATCCAGGTCAACGAGGCCATCAAGCTGCTTGCGGGCATCGGCGAGCCGCTGGTCGGCCGGCTGATGATCTACGACGCCCTGGAGATGCAGTACCGCCAGGTGAAGGTCCGCAAGGACCCGAACTGCGCTGTCTGCGGCGAGAACCCGACCGTCACCGAGCTCATCGACTACGAGGCCTTCTGCGGCGTCGTGTCCGAGGAGGCCCAGGAGGCGGCGCTCGGCTCCACGATCACTCCGAAGCAGCTCAAGGAGTGGATCGACGAAGGCGAGAACATCGACATCATCGACGTCCGCGAGCCGAACGAGTACGAGATCGTCTCGATCCCCGGCGCGCGTCTCATCCCGAAGAACGAGTTCCTGATGGGCAACGCCCTCCAGGACCTGCCGCAGGACAGGAAGATCGTCCTGCACTGCAAGACGGGCGTCCGCAGTGCGGAAGTCCTCGCGGTGCTCAAGTCCGCCGGCTTCGCCGACGCCGTGCACGTGGGCGGAGGCGTGATCGGCTGGGTCAACCAGATCGAGCCGGAGAAGCCGGTCTACTAG
- a CDS encoding spherulation-specific family 4 protein — protein MPHLISTDRALSATGADRLGFGVPGYAHPLVAPVEWAELTRPGTPLHWAVLNVSDGPGSRPDPHCLEAAGKLTNAGVRVLGRIDLGHGTRTFGEIVSDAHRYLDWYKVGGFLLDRCPVEESDLPPVRRATATLQTVLDGGHIVLGHGEHPHPGYAEVADQLVTFSGAWTDYRWSQVAEWTADHPPERFVHFVHGVPRTHLDEAMRIARWQGAGTIFFTDRSDSGRGQNGAFHSLPGYWDEIVSRIGPGVSE, from the coding sequence ATGCCGCATCTGATCAGCACGGACCGCGCACTCTCCGCCACGGGCGCCGACCGGCTCGGTTTCGGTGTCCCGGGCTATGCCCACCCCTTGGTCGCCCCGGTCGAATGGGCCGAGCTGACCAGACCGGGCACCCCGCTGCACTGGGCCGTCCTGAACGTCTCGGACGGCCCGGGCAGCAGACCCGACCCGCACTGCCTGGAGGCTGCGGGCAAACTCACCAACGCCGGAGTCCGGGTGCTGGGCCGCATCGACCTCGGCCACGGCACCCGGACGTTCGGAGAGATCGTCTCCGACGCCCATCGCTACCTCGACTGGTACAAGGTCGGCGGGTTCCTGCTGGACCGCTGCCCGGTCGAGGAGTCGGACCTGCCCCCGGTGCGCCGGGCGACGGCCACGCTGCAGACCGTTCTCGACGGCGGGCACATCGTCCTGGGCCACGGCGAGCACCCCCATCCCGGCTATGCGGAGGTGGCCGACCAGCTCGTCACCTTCTCGGGGGCCTGGACCGACTACCGCTGGTCGCAGGTGGCGGAGTGGACGGCCGACCATCCGCCCGAGCGCTTCGTGCACTTCGTGCACGGGGTGCCCCGGACGCATCTGGACGAGGCGATGAGGATCGCCCGCTGGCAGGGCGCGGGAACGATCTTCTTCACCGACCGTTCGGACTCGGGGCGGGGGCAGAACGGGGCATTCCACTCGTTGCCCGGCTACTGGGACGAAATTGTCTCGCGGATTGGACCGGGTGTCTCGGAATGA
- a CDS encoding DUF3107 domain-containing protein, with the protein MEVKIGVQHAPREIVLESGQTAEEVEQAVADALAGKAQLLSLTDDKGRKVLVPADRVAYVEIGEPTTRRVGFGAL; encoded by the coding sequence GTGGAGGTCAAGATCGGCGTGCAGCACGCGCCCCGGGAGATCGTTCTGGAGAGCGGTCAGACCGCCGAGGAGGTCGAGCAGGCGGTCGCCGACGCTCTGGCCGGCAAGGCGCAGCTGCTCAGCCTGACCGACGACAAGGGACGCAAGGTGCTGGTACCGGCCGACCGCGTCGCCTACGTCGAGATCGGCGAGCCGACCACGCGCCGCGTGGGTTTCGGCGCGCTCTAG
- a CDS encoding alpha/beta fold hydrolase, translating into MSSTELPGTRAAEQAQRIRSVRVAEGEELRSVALPGLTLTVRARPPARTGLPPALFVHGLGGSSQNWTTLMAALEDTVDGEAVDLPGFGNSPPPDDGNYSITAHARAVIRLLDAGGRGPVHLVGNSLGGAVVTRVAAVRPDLVTTLTLVSPALPELRAQRSAWPTAALGLPGVAPLFQRLTRGWTAEMRVRGVLSLCYGDPGRVTDEALLHAVEEMERRLELPYFWDAMARSARGLVDAYTLGGQHGLWRQAQRVLAPTLLVYGCRDQLVSYRMARRANAAFRDSRLLTLPDAGHVAMMEYPETVAEAVRQLLDDSTRS; encoded by the coding sequence ATGTCTTCGACCGAGCTGCCGGGAACCCGCGCCGCCGAGCAGGCTCAGCGGATCCGTTCCGTGCGGGTGGCCGAGGGGGAGGAGCTGCGCTCCGTGGCGCTCCCGGGCCTGACGCTCACGGTGCGCGCCCGTCCGCCCGCCCGGACCGGGCTGCCCCCGGCGCTCTTCGTCCACGGTCTGGGCGGCTCGTCGCAGAACTGGACGACGCTGATGGCGGCGCTGGAGGACACGGTGGACGGCGAGGCCGTCGACCTGCCGGGCTTCGGGAACTCCCCGCCGCCCGACGACGGCAACTACTCGATCACGGCCCACGCCCGTGCGGTGATCCGGCTGCTCGACGCGGGCGGACGCGGCCCCGTCCATCTGGTGGGGAACTCGCTGGGCGGCGCGGTCGTCACCCGGGTCGCGGCCGTCCGCCCCGATCTCGTGACCACCCTCACCCTCGTCTCGCCCGCCCTGCCGGAGCTCCGGGCCCAGCGCAGCGCCTGGCCCACCGCGGCACTCGGCCTGCCCGGCGTCGCCCCGCTGTTCCAGCGGCTGACGCGCGGCTGGACGGCCGAGATGCGGGTCCGCGGCGTGCTGTCCCTCTGTTACGGGGACCCGGGCCGGGTGACCGACGAGGCCCTCCTCCACGCCGTGGAGGAGATGGAGCGCCGGCTGGAACTGCCGTACTTCTGGGACGCCATGGCCCGCTCGGCGCGCGGTCTGGTCGACGCGTACACGCTGGGAGGCCAGCACGGTCTGTGGCGCCAGGCGCAGCGGGTGCTCGCACCGACGCTGCTGGTCTACGGCTGCCGGGACCAACTGGTCTCGTACCGCATGGCGCGTCGGGCGAACGCCGCGTTCCGCGACTCGCGGCTGCTGACCCTCCCGGACGCGGGCCACGTCGCCATGATGGAGTATCCGGAGACGGTCGCAGAGGCCGTACGGCAACTGCTCGACGACAGCACGAGGAGCTGA
- a CDS encoding DUF3152 domain-containing protein, which translates to MGRHSRKGPAPKAADTRGTSGAAGSPAVPGSGRRRRQGGPPEHSGPAADGTPAHGVPQVRGGHPQQYEAGGGWGGQPPAGGRYGDWQGVPRGHTAATTGRHPGASSTATTGQFPAVPPGARQRPPIGAGARIPGPRREFVEAFDQPPPSDEREQGAGTAPDDGGGDDGTPAKHARGRTVTGVAAAAVTTVLAVVVAGQVTDTGPASTATQAAEGAERITEDGASRSDQRVVPPQRAAPAAPAAPPTYAQLMTRQFPLDPGLKGSGKFEAVPGLDRAPGKGRKVRYRVDIEQGLGLDGKLFAEAVQKTLNDDRSWAHGGAMTFERISSGEPEFVITLASPGTTGTWCAKSGLDTVSGNVSCDSASTDRVMINAYRWAQGSETYGAKAMLAYRQMLINHEVGHRLGHDHVNCRTPGALAPVMQQQTKSLDIDGIKCRPNPWAHPGD; encoded by the coding sequence GTGGGACGACACAGCCGCAAGGGCCCCGCACCCAAGGCCGCCGACACCAGGGGCACTTCCGGCGCCGCGGGCTCACCCGCCGTTCCCGGCAGCGGCCGGCGCAGGCGGCAGGGCGGCCCGCCGGAGCACTCGGGCCCCGCGGCCGACGGCACACCGGCGCACGGCGTACCGCAGGTGCGCGGCGGTCACCCCCAGCAGTACGAGGCGGGCGGCGGCTGGGGCGGCCAGCCCCCGGCCGGCGGACGGTACGGCGACTGGCAGGGCGTCCCGCGCGGCCACACCGCCGCCACCACCGGCCGGCACCCGGGCGCGTCGTCCACCGCCACGACCGGACAGTTCCCGGCCGTCCCGCCGGGTGCCCGGCAGCGGCCGCCGATCGGTGCGGGGGCCCGTATCCCGGGCCCGCGCCGGGAGTTCGTCGAGGCCTTCGACCAGCCGCCGCCCTCCGACGAGCGCGAGCAGGGCGCGGGGACCGCACCCGACGACGGCGGCGGCGACGACGGGACCCCCGCCAAACACGCCCGCGGCCGTACCGTCACGGGTGTCGCGGCCGCCGCGGTGACGACCGTTCTCGCGGTCGTGGTCGCCGGGCAGGTCACCGACACCGGGCCCGCGTCCACCGCCACCCAGGCGGCCGAGGGCGCCGAGCGGATCACGGAGGACGGCGCGTCGCGCTCCGACCAGCGCGTGGTGCCGCCGCAGCGGGCGGCACCGGCGGCCCCCGCCGCACCGCCCACGTACGCGCAGTTGATGACCCGGCAGTTCCCGCTCGATCCCGGGCTCAAGGGGTCGGGGAAGTTCGAGGCGGTCCCGGGCCTGGACCGGGCGCCCGGCAAGGGCCGGAAGGTCCGCTACCGGGTCGACATCGAGCAGGGACTCGGCCTCGACGGGAAGCTGTTCGCGGAAGCCGTCCAGAAGACCCTCAACGACGACCGCAGCTGGGCGCACGGCGGTGCCATGACCTTCGAGCGGATCTCCTCGGGGGAACCCGAGTTCGTCATCACGCTGGCGAGTCCGGGCACCACCGGGACCTGGTGCGCCAAGTCGGGCCTCGACACCGTCTCCGGCAACGTCTCCTGCGACTCCGCCTCCACGGATCGCGTGATGATCAACGCGTACCGCTGGGCCCAGGGTTCGGAGACGTACGGGGCCAAGGCGATGCTGGCCTACCGCCAGATGCTGATCAACCACGAGGTCGGCCACCGTCTCGGCCACGACCATGTGAACTGCCGCACGCCGGGCGCCCTCGCTCCCGTGATGCAGCAGCAGACGAAGTCGCTGGACATCGACGGGATCAAGTGCCGCCCCAACCCCTGGGCGCATCCGGGGGATTGA
- a CDS encoding DEAD/DEAH box helicase has protein sequence MTLPVALSGTDVIGQAKTGTGKTLGFGLPLLERVTVPADVEAGRAKPEELTDTPQALVVVPTRELCTQVTNDLLTAGKVRNVRVIAIYGGRAYEPQVEALKKGVDVVVGTPGRLLDLAGQKKLNLSHVKSLVLDEADEMLDLGFLPDVEKIIQLLPPRRQTMLFSATMPGAVIGLARRYMSQPTHIRATAPDDEGATVANITQRVYRAHSLDKPELVARMLQAEGRGLAMIFCRTKRTAADIAEQLARRGFASGAVHGDLGQGAREQALRAFRNGKVDVLVCTDVAARGIDVEGVTHVINYQTPEDEKTYLHRIGRTGRAGATGTAVTLVDWDDIPRWQLINKALDLKFNDPAETYSTSPHLFEELGIPAGTKGVLPRAERTRAGLDAEELEDLGEPGGRGARSGPRTRTAERSERSERPAHTRTPRQRRRTRGGAPLEAEAAVTAEAPAAVEETTEEAPRTPRRRRRTRVAATVEASAVATAEAPATEAPAEEPTKPRRRTRAKATTAETATEAPATEAPAEEPTKPRRRTRAKATTAETATEAPATEAPAEEPTKPRRRTRAKATTAETATEAPATEAPAEEPTKPRRRTRAKATQPEA, from the coding sequence ATGACCCTCCCGGTCGCCCTCTCCGGCACCGACGTCATCGGCCAGGCCAAGACCGGCACCGGCAAGACGCTGGGCTTCGGCCTTCCGCTGCTGGAGCGCGTCACCGTGCCCGCCGACGTCGAGGCGGGCCGGGCGAAGCCCGAGGAGCTGACCGACACGCCGCAGGCGCTCGTGGTCGTCCCCACCCGTGAGCTGTGCACGCAGGTCACCAACGACCTGCTCACCGCCGGCAAGGTGCGCAACGTCCGCGTGATCGCGATCTACGGCGGCCGCGCCTACGAGCCGCAGGTCGAGGCCCTGAAGAAGGGCGTCGACGTCGTGGTCGGCACCCCCGGCCGGCTGCTGGACCTCGCGGGCCAGAAGAAGCTGAACCTCTCGCACGTCAAGTCGCTCGTCCTCGACGAGGCCGACGAGATGCTCGACCTGGGCTTCCTGCCCGACGTCGAGAAGATCATCCAGCTGCTGCCGCCGCGTCGCCAGACCATGCTGTTCTCGGCCACCATGCCGGGCGCGGTGATCGGTCTCGCGCGCCGCTACATGTCGCAGCCCACGCACATCCGCGCCACCGCGCCGGACGACGAGGGCGCGACCGTCGCCAACATCACACAGCGCGTGTACCGGGCGCACTCCCTGGACAAGCCCGAGCTGGTGGCCCGCATGCTGCAGGCCGAGGGCCGCGGCCTGGCGATGATCTTCTGCCGTACCAAGCGGACGGCCGCGGACATCGCGGAACAGCTCGCCCGTCGCGGTTTCGCCTCCGGCGCCGTCCACGGCGACCTGGGCCAGGGCGCGCGCGAGCAGGCTCTGCGCGCCTTCCGCAACGGCAAGGTCGACGTGCTGGTGTGCACCGACGTCGCCGCGCGCGGCATCGACGTCGAGGGCGTCACGCACGTGATCAACTACCAGACGCCGGAGGACGAGAAGACGTACCTCCACCGCATCGGCCGCACGGGCCGCGCGGGCGCCACCGGCACCGCCGTGACGCTGGTCGACTGGGACGACATCCCGCGCTGGCAGCTGATCAACAAGGCGCTGGACCTGAAGTTCAACGACCCGGCCGAGACGTACTCCACGTCTCCGCACCTCTTCGAGGAGCTGGGCATCCCCGCGGGCACGAAGGGCGTGCTGCCGCGTGCCGAGCGCACCCGCGCCGGTCTGGACGCGGAGGAGCTCGAGGACCTCGGTGAGCCCGGCGGCCGCGGTGCGCGCTCCGGGCCCCGCACCAGGACGGCCGAGCGTTCCGAGCGTTCCGAGCGTCCCGCCCACACCCGTACGCCGCGTCAGCGGCGCCGCACCCGTGGCGGTGCCCCGCTGGAGGCGGAGGCGGCCGTGACCGCCGAGGCCCCGGCCGCCGTCGAGGAGACGACGGAGGAGGCGCCGCGCACTCCGCGCCGTCGCCGCCGGACCCGGGTGGCCGCGACCGTGGAGGCGTCCGCCGTGGCGACGGCCGAGGCACCGGCCACCGAGGCCCCCGCCGAGGAGCCGACCAAGCCCCGCCGCCGCACCCGCGCCAAGGCCACCACCGCCGAGACCGCGACCGAGGCACCCGCCACCGAGGCCCCCGCCGAGGAGCCGACCAAACCGCGCCGCCGCACCCGCGCCAAGGCCACCACCGCCGAGACCGCGACCGAGGCACCCGCCACCGAGGCCCCCGCCGAGGAGCCGACCAAGCCCCGCCGCCGCACCCGCGCCAAGGCCACCACCGCCGAGACCGCGACCGAGGCACCCGCCACCGAGGCCCCCGCCGAGGAGCCGACCAAGCCCCGCCGCCGCACCCGCGCCAAGGCCACCCAGCCGGAGGCCTGA
- a CDS encoding TetR/AcrR family transcriptional regulator has protein sequence MTAIEQTEAARPRGTRLPRRARRNQLLGAAQEVFVAQGYHSAAMDDIAERAGVSKPVLYQHFPGKLELYLALLDQHCESLLQAVRGALASTTDNKQRVAATMDAYFAYVEDEGGAFRLVFESDLTNEPAVRERVERVSLQCAEAISEVIAEDTGLSQDESMLLAVGLGGVSQVVARYWLSSSSGIPRDTAVQLLTSLAWRGIAGFPLHSAEGLGDGQ, from the coding sequence GTGACAGCCATCGAGCAGACAGAGGCGGCGCGCCCGCGAGGCACGCGCCTGCCGCGCCGTGCCCGACGCAACCAGCTCCTGGGCGCGGCCCAGGAGGTCTTCGTCGCCCAGGGGTACCACTCCGCGGCGATGGACGACATCGCGGAGCGCGCCGGCGTCAGCAAGCCGGTGCTCTACCAGCACTTCCCCGGGAAGCTGGAGCTCTACCTGGCGCTGCTGGACCAGCACTGCGAGTCGCTGCTGCAGGCCGTGCGCGGCGCCCTGGCCTCGACGACGGACAACAAGCAGCGCGTCGCGGCCACGATGGACGCGTACTTCGCGTACGTCGAGGACGAGGGCGGCGCGTTCCGGCTGGTCTTCGAGTCCGACCTCACGAACGAGCCCGCCGTGCGCGAGCGCGTGGAGCGCGTGTCGCTGCAGTGCGCGGAGGCCATCTCCGAGGTGATCGCCGAGGACACCGGACTGTCGCAGGACGAGTCCATGCTGCTGGCCGTGGGGCTCGGCGGCGTCTCGCAGGTGGTCGCCCGGTACTGGCTCTCCAGCAGCTCGGGCATCCCGCGCGACACGGCGGTGCAGCTGCTGACCTCGCTGGCCTGGCGCGGTATCGCGGGCTTCCCGCTGCACTCGGCCGAGGGCCTCGGCGACGGCCAGTGA
- a CDS encoding NAD-dependent epimerase/dehydratase — protein MRVLLLGANGFLGRFVADRLLADPAVHLTALGRGDDADVRFDLAGGSPGALTRFLDAVHPGVVINCAGATRGGARDLTRHNTVAVATVCEAMRRSGCDARLVQLGCASEYGPSQPGSSTAEDAVPRPGGPYGVSKLAATELVLGSGLDAVVLRVFSPVGPGTPAGSPLGRLAEAMRRAMQAGDGELKLSGLGVQRDFVDVRDVARAVHAASLSAAQGVVNIGTGRAVRLRDAAAVLARVAGYAGALHELDGPPHRPGHPVIGAPRGPESVPEQLGATPYPYPDGCGSWQQADVRTARDRLGWRPRINLEESLADIWMEAACRI, from the coding sequence ATGAGGGTGCTGCTGCTTGGAGCAAACGGATTCCTCGGCCGGTTCGTCGCCGATCGGCTGCTGGCCGACCCGGCGGTGCATCTGACCGCGCTGGGGCGCGGCGACGACGCCGACGTACGGTTCGACCTCGCGGGCGGCAGCCCGGGGGCGCTGACCCGGTTCCTGGACGCCGTCCACCCGGGAGTCGTGATCAACTGCGCGGGTGCCACCCGCGGGGGCGCCCGCGACCTCACCCGGCACAACACCGTGGCCGTCGCCACCGTCTGCGAGGCCATGCGCCGCAGCGGCTGCGACGCCCGGCTCGTCCAGCTCGGCTGCGCCTCCGAGTACGGGCCCTCGCAGCCCGGTTCCTCGACCGCCGAGGACGCCGTGCCGCGGCCCGGCGGCCCGTACGGGGTGTCGAAGCTCGCCGCGACCGAGCTGGTCCTCGGGTCCGGACTGGACGCCGTCGTCCTGCGGGTCTTCTCGCCCGTCGGCCCCGGCACCCCGGCCGGCTCACCGCTCGGCCGGCTGGCCGAGGCCATGCGCCGGGCCATGCAGGCCGGTGACGGGGAGCTCAAGCTCAGCGGGCTCGGCGTCCAGCGCGACTTCGTCGATGTGCGGGACGTGGCGCGCGCCGTGCACGCCGCCTCGCTCTCCGCCGCGCAGGGTGTCGTCAACATCGGCACCGGCCGTGCGGTGCGGCTGCGCGACGCCGCAGCCGTGCTCGCCCGGGTCGCCGGGTACGCGGGCGCGCTGCACGAGCTGGACGGCCCGCCGCACCGCCCCGGTCACCCCGTCATCGGCGCCCCCCGGGGCCCCGAGTCCGTCCCGGAACAGCTGGGTGCCACGCCCTACCCCTACCCCGACGGCTGCGGCAGCTGGCAGCAGGCGGACGTACGAACCGCCCGCGACCGGCTGGGCTGGCGGCCGCGGATCAACCTGGAGGAGTCCCTCGCGGACATCTGGATGGAGGCGGCATGCCGCATCTGA
- a CDS encoding ferritin-like fold-containing protein, with product METPDNATAPAADAAEELTGIAAQDWAAASADPQYRAAVVDLLGALAYGELAAFERLAEDAKLAPTLADKAELAKMASAEFHHFERLRDRLTAIETEPTKAMEPFAAALDEFHRQTAPSDWLEGLVKAYVGDSIASDFYREVAVRLDSDTRALVLAVLDDTGHGNFAVEKVRAAIEADPRVGGRLALWARRLMGEALSQAQRVVAERDALSTMLVGGVADGFDLAAVGEMFTRITKAHTKRMAALGLAA from the coding sequence ATGGAGACGCCTGACAACGCCACCGCGCCCGCCGCGGACGCCGCCGAAGAACTGACCGGGATCGCCGCCCAGGACTGGGCCGCGGCCTCCGCCGACCCCCAGTACCGCGCCGCGGTCGTGGATCTGCTGGGCGCGCTCGCCTACGGCGAGCTGGCGGCCTTCGAGCGGCTCGCCGAGGACGCGAAGCTCGCGCCCACGCTGGCGGACAAGGCGGAGCTGGCGAAGATGGCCTCCGCGGAGTTCCACCACTTCGAGCGGCTGCGGGACCGGCTGACCGCGATCGAGACCGAGCCCACGAAGGCCATGGAGCCCTTCGCGGCCGCGCTGGACGAGTTCCACCGCCAGACCGCGCCGTCCGACTGGCTGGAGGGCCTGGTCAAGGCCTACGTCGGCGACTCGATCGCCAGCGACTTCTACCGCGAGGTGGCCGTACGCCTGGACTCCGACACCCGGGCCCTCGTGCTCGCGGTGCTCGACGACACGGGTCACGGCAACTTCGCCGTGGAGAAGGTCCGTGCCGCGATCGAGGCGGACCCGAGGGTCGGGGGCCGGCTCGCGCTGTGGGCGCGCCGGCTGATGGGCGAGGCGCTGTCCCAGGCCCAGCGGGTCGTCGCGGAGCGCGACGCGCTGTCCACGATGCTCGTGGGCGGGGTGGCGGACGGGTTCGACCTGGCGGCGGTCGGCGAGATGTTCACCCGGATCACCAAGGCCCACACGAAGCGTATGGCCGCGCTGGGGCTCGCCGCGTAA
- a CDS encoding DUF3492 domain-containing protein yields MRIGLLTDGGYPYATGQSRLWCDRLVRGLTQHDFDVYALSRSAHQEEQGWVELPRHVQRVRTAPLWAPEDDGRTYGRRERRAFAAHFASLAAAVCSGGDPEAFADGLYGLAGLARERGGLYAALRSELAVRTLESACRAPGARQAVHTAAVPDYLAFTDELERALRPLSLDWYGDDSLGAVDLCHAASGGTAALPGLLAKRFFGVPLLVTEYGVQLRAHYLAAHDAPLAAPVRSLLAAFHGCLASEVYRQASVITPGNTHARRWQEKCGADPARLRTVYPGMDAERFTAVGEGDDSGDPHTLVWVGRIEPAKDLIALLHAFAEVRKEEPGARLRILGAPVTGPESGAYLAHCRALAAQLFPDEAADAHAVGDNPVSFEEIGGPEAPDLADAYAAGAVIVLSSVVEGFPISLVEAMFCGRATVSTDVGAVVEVIGGTGLVVPPRNPRALADACLALLRDPERRERLGAAARARALELFTVEQNLAAFRGIYLELISHSPVHRDADAVDGDGEPVPFATPAEAHVPGHWTGRRTRPRWADPASITTAAAPGGPDV; encoded by the coding sequence GTGCGGATCGGGCTGCTCACGGATGGTGGTTATCCGTATGCGACGGGTCAGTCCAGGCTCTGGTGCGACCGGCTCGTGCGCGGGCTGACCCAGCACGACTTCGACGTGTACGCGCTCAGCCGCTCGGCCCACCAGGAGGAGCAGGGCTGGGTGGAACTGCCGCGCCACGTGCAGCGGGTGCGGACGGCGCCCCTCTGGGCGCCGGAGGACGACGGGCGCACCTACGGCCGCCGTGAACGGCGCGCGTTCGCCGCCCACTTCGCCTCCCTCGCCGCCGCCGTGTGCTCCGGCGGCGACCCGGAGGCCTTCGCCGACGGGCTGTACGGGCTCGCCGGGCTCGCCCGGGAGCGCGGCGGACTGTACGCCGCGCTGCGCTCCGAACTCGCCGTGCGCACACTGGAGTCCGCCTGCCGCGCCCCCGGCGCGCGCCAGGCCGTGCACACCGCTGCGGTCCCCGACTACCTCGCCTTCACCGACGAGCTCGAGCGTGCGCTGCGCCCGCTCTCGCTCGACTGGTACGGGGACGACTCCCTCGGCGCGGTCGACCTCTGCCACGCCGCGTCCGGCGGCACGGCGGCCCTGCCCGGACTTCTGGCCAAACGCTTCTTCGGGGTACCGCTGCTGGTCACCGAGTACGGGGTGCAGCTGCGCGCGCACTACCTCGCGGCCCACGACGCGCCCCTCGCGGCGCCCGTGCGCTCCCTGCTCGCGGCCTTCCACGGGTGCCTCGCCTCGGAGGTCTACCGGCAGGCGTCCGTCATCACCCCGGGGAACACCCACGCCAGACGCTGGCAGGAGAAGTGCGGCGCCGACCCGGCCCGGCTGCGCACGGTCTACCCCGGCATGGACGCCGAGCGCTTCACCGCGGTGGGGGAGGGGGACGACTCCGGCGACCCGCACACCCTCGTCTGGGTCGGCAGGATCGAGCCCGCCAAGGACCTCATCGCGCTGCTCCACGCCTTCGCGGAGGTGCGCAAGGAGGAGCCCGGGGCGCGGCTGCGGATTCTCGGTGCCCCCGTGACCGGCCCCGAGTCCGGTGCCTATCTCGCACACTGCAGGGCCCTGGCCGCACAGCTCTTCCCCGACGAGGCCGCGGACGCGCACGCCGTCGGCGACAACCCCGTCTCCTTCGAGGAGATAGGCGGTCCGGAGGCCCCGGATCTCGCCGACGCCTACGCCGCCGGAGCGGTGATCGTCCTGTCCAGCGTCGTCGAGGGCTTCCCGATCAGCCTGGTGGAGGCGATGTTCTGCGGCCGGGCGACCGTGTCCACCGACGTCGGCGCCGTCGTCGAGGTCATCGGCGGCACGGGGCTCGTGGTCCCTCCGCGCAACCCCCGGGCGCTCGCGGACGCCTGTCTGGCCCTGCTGCGCGACCCCGAGCGCCGCGAACGGCTCGGCGCGGCGGCCCGCGCCCGGGCGCTCGAACTCTTCACCGTCGAGCAGAACCTCGCCGCGTTCCGCGGCATCTACCTGGAGCTCATCTCCCACAGCCCGGTCCACCGCGACGCGGACGCCGTCGACGGCGACGGCGAACCCGTTCCCTTCGCCACCCCGGCGGAGGCCCATGTCCCCGGTCACTGGACCGGCCGCCGCACCCGCCCCCGCTGGGCGGACCCCGCATCCATCACCACCGCGGCCGCACCAGGAGGGCCCGATGTCTGA